From the genome of Devriesea agamarum, one region includes:
- the metG gene encoding methionine--tRNA ligase has protein sequence MSTVLSAVAWPYANGPRHIGHVAGFGVPSDVFSRYMRMAGHNVLMVSGTDEHGTPILVAADEEGTTPRELADRNHRIISEDLVALGLSYDLFTRTTTPNHALVVQEMFRTVRDNGYMLEKSTQAAISPSTGRTLPDRYIEGTCPLCHSPGARGDQCDACGHQLDPIDLIDPVSKINGETPQFIETTHYFLDLPALAEELGHWLDACEDTGLWRPNVIKFSQNILKDIRPRAMTRDIDWGIVVPGWEDQPTKRLYVWFDAVIGYLSASIEWARRTGDPEAWRRWWNDPSALSYYFLGKDNIVFHSQIWPAEILAHNGKGERGGSYGVFGELNLPTEVVSSEFLTMEGKKFSSSKGIVIYVRDVLSRYQADALRYFISAAGPENNDADFTWADFVSRTNNELVAGWGNLVSRTAAMIAKNVGEVPAAENLEQIDRDLLDSISEGFDRIGHLIETHHQRAAIAEIMKLVGETNRYISETEPFKMKSEDQRPRLLTVLGTLAQAVTNVNIMLSPFLPHASNAVDRALGGDGNIAPLPRIEEVDDLDGGEPYPIITGDYSEVPVWGHRPAYVGAPIAKPSPIFTKLDPSLVDEELSRLGFNAEQEQATAVS, from the coding sequence ATGAGCACAGTTTTATCGGCCGTGGCCTGGCCCTATGCAAATGGTCCCCGCCATATTGGCCACGTGGCTGGTTTCGGGGTTCCCTCCGACGTTTTTTCTCGGTACATGCGTATGGCCGGGCACAATGTGCTCATGGTGTCGGGGACTGACGAGCATGGCACGCCGATTCTCGTAGCCGCTGATGAGGAAGGCACCACGCCGCGTGAACTCGCAGACCGCAACCACCGCATCATTAGCGAGGATCTGGTTGCCCTCGGTTTGTCCTACGACCTTTTCACCCGCACCACAACCCCCAATCACGCGCTGGTTGTGCAGGAAATGTTCCGCACGGTGCGCGACAACGGCTACATGCTGGAAAAATCGACCCAGGCTGCTATTTCTCCGTCAACCGGTCGCACATTGCCGGACCGGTATATCGAAGGTACCTGCCCGCTGTGCCATTCTCCGGGGGCGCGCGGTGACCAGTGCGATGCGTGCGGGCACCAGCTTGATCCCATCGACTTAATTGATCCCGTCTCGAAAATTAACGGGGAAACGCCTCAATTCATTGAGACGACGCACTACTTCCTCGATCTGCCTGCTCTCGCTGAGGAGCTGGGGCACTGGCTGGATGCATGTGAAGACACTGGTTTATGGCGTCCAAACGTTATTAAGTTCAGCCAGAACATTCTGAAGGATATTCGGCCCCGCGCCATGACCCGGGATATTGACTGGGGCATTGTGGTGCCGGGTTGGGAGGATCAGCCAACCAAACGGTTGTACGTGTGGTTCGACGCAGTCATCGGTTACCTTTCCGCGTCGATCGAATGGGCACGCCGCACCGGGGACCCGGAAGCGTGGCGCCGCTGGTGGAATGATCCGTCAGCGCTCAGTTACTACTTCCTCGGAAAAGACAACATCGTCTTCCATTCCCAGATTTGGCCGGCTGAAATCCTGGCCCATAACGGCAAAGGCGAGCGGGGTGGTTCCTATGGGGTCTTTGGTGAACTGAACCTGCCCACCGAGGTGGTCTCTAGTGAGTTCCTGACCATGGAGGGCAAGAAGTTCTCATCCTCCAAGGGAATTGTGATCTACGTTCGCGATGTGTTGTCCCGGTATCAAGCAGATGCCCTACGCTATTTCATTTCAGCAGCCGGACCCGAAAACAACGACGCAGACTTCACCTGGGCGGATTTCGTGTCCCGCACGAACAACGAGCTGGTCGCGGGATGGGGAAACCTGGTGTCACGCACGGCCGCCATGATTGCGAAGAACGTGGGCGAGGTTCCCGCCGCGGAGAACCTTGAACAGATTGACCGCGATTTGTTGGACAGCATCTCCGAAGGATTTGACCGTATTGGTCACCTGATTGAGACTCACCATCAACGTGCGGCAATCGCGGAAATTATGAAACTGGTGGGCGAAACAAACCGCTACATCTCTGAGACTGAGCCGTTCAAGATGAAGTCTGAGGATCAGCGTCCGCGATTGCTGACTGTTTTGGGGACTCTCGCGCAAGCGGTCACCAATGTGAACATCATGTTGTCACCCTTCCTTCCGCACGCGTCCAATGCCGTGGATCGTGCGCTAGGTGGCGACGGGAACATTGCTCCCCTCCCCCGGATCGAAGAAGTTGATGATCTCGACGGGGGCGAGCCGTATCCGATTATTACCGGCGATTACTCTGAGGTTCCGGTCTGGGGGCATCGACCTGCTTACGTTGGCGCTCCGATTGCCAAACCGTCCCCGATTTTCACCAAACTCGACCCGTCCCTGGTCGATGAGGAACTATCTCGACTTGGATTTAATGCCGAGCAGGAGCAGGCGACTGCCGTCAGCTAG
- a CDS encoding O-acetylhomoserine aminocarboxypropyltransferase/cysteine synthase family protein — protein MSTLETHAGYTPEAPHRSISVPIHATSAYAYSSHGELRDVFARQREGFAYSRSGNPTTAVLERRVAALEGGIAGIAVASGQAAVAVTLLALLAPGTHLVASDRLYGGTIEFFDDTLADVGVSWTGVNAWDLDAVEAAFTEKTRVLLVESITNPGAHLVDLDALTDIAHRNGAVVVVDNTVASPALYRPGEHGADFVVHSATKYLAGHGTTIAGVIVDTGRFDPRRCPERWSRLVEPNRRFGVCFSDEYEHGGSGALSYARAKYVTDLGVTLPAQSASQVLLGIDTLSLRMDRISASSAYLAQALATRPEVLRVHHPHIGDRPDASLAQRDFPRGLSGVFSFDLAGDAKAVEKFLDSLRLITLAVNIGDARTLAVHPASTTHCHLSRAQRESCGVNENTIRLSIGLEDVTDLEQDLTQALVQSQR, from the coding sequence ATGAGCACGTTGGAAACCCACGCCGGCTACACCCCGGAGGCTCCGCATCGGTCGATATCGGTACCCATTCATGCGACCAGCGCCTACGCCTATTCATCCCACGGAGAATTGCGTGACGTCTTTGCGAGACAGCGCGAGGGATTTGCATACTCGCGCTCTGGAAACCCGACGACGGCTGTTCTCGAACGCAGAGTGGCGGCGCTGGAAGGCGGAATCGCAGGAATTGCCGTGGCATCGGGTCAAGCCGCGGTGGCTGTCACCCTGCTCGCGTTGCTCGCCCCCGGGACCCATCTGGTGGCCTCTGACCGTCTGTACGGTGGCACTATTGAGTTTTTCGACGACACTTTGGCGGACGTGGGCGTGAGCTGGACCGGTGTGAACGCGTGGGATCTCGACGCCGTCGAAGCCGCGTTCACAGAAAAAACGCGGGTGCTTCTCGTGGAGTCGATCACCAATCCCGGAGCCCATCTGGTCGACCTCGACGCGCTGACCGACATCGCCCACCGCAACGGGGCCGTGGTCGTCGTCGACAACACGGTGGCCTCGCCCGCTCTATATCGGCCAGGCGAGCACGGAGCCGATTTCGTGGTGCATTCGGCCACGAAGTATCTTGCGGGTCATGGGACGACCATCGCCGGGGTCATCGTCGACACCGGACGGTTTGATCCGCGCCGATGTCCCGAGCGCTGGTCACGGCTGGTAGAGCCGAACCGGCGCTTCGGTGTCTGTTTTTCCGATGAGTACGAGCACGGGGGATCGGGGGCGCTATCGTACGCGCGGGCAAAATACGTCACTGACCTGGGCGTGACGCTGCCCGCCCAGAGCGCTTCGCAGGTGCTCCTGGGAATTGACACGCTCTCTTTACGGATGGACCGTATCAGTGCCTCATCCGCCTATCTCGCCCAGGCCCTCGCTACGCGGCCAGAGGTGCTGCGGGTCCACCATCCGCATATTGGTGATCGTCCTGACGCTTCCCTCGCTCAGCGAGACTTCCCGCGAGGACTCTCCGGGGTGTTCTCCTTTGACCTGGCAGGCGACGCAAAGGCGGTTGAAAAGTTCCTCGACTCCCTGCGGCTTATTACCCTGGCGGTCAATATCGGTGACGCCCGGACCCTCGCTGTGCATCCGGCGTCCACGACGCATTGCCATCTCAGTCGCGCGCAGCGCGAATCATGCGGGGTCAATGAGAACACCATCCGGCTCTCCATCGGATTAGAGGACGTCACCGACCTGGAACAGGACCTGACTCAGGCATTAGTTCAGTCCCAGCGCTAG
- a CDS encoding DNA-3-methyladenine glycosylase I, whose product MDGQRGFQDDLAHDAIASGDLVLCDDNLVRPIWAAKEPLLRNYYDHEWGVPIYTESGVLERICLEGFQSGLSWATILRKRRAFREAFSGFNADVVADYTDGDVERLVANEHIIRHRGKIRAAIANARATIALRDEGGLAAHVWSFQPKRTPCPRYLREIPTQSPESVALSKDLHRRGFRFVGPTTMFALMEAIGMVDTHLLGSPRRGTSGLFDKDGYRLSPRD is encoded by the coding sequence ATGGACGGACAACGCGGGTTCCAGGACGATCTTGCGCACGATGCAATCGCTTCAGGAGACCTCGTCCTGTGTGACGATAACCTTGTGCGTCCCATCTGGGCGGCGAAAGAACCGCTCTTGCGCAACTATTACGATCACGAATGGGGTGTGCCGATCTACACCGAGTCCGGTGTCCTGGAACGGATCTGCCTGGAGGGTTTCCAATCAGGGCTGTCATGGGCCACGATATTGCGCAAACGACGCGCATTTCGCGAGGCATTTTCCGGTTTTAACGCCGATGTGGTCGCCGACTACACCGACGGTGACGTGGAGCGGCTTGTTGCGAACGAACACATTATTCGCCATCGAGGCAAGATACGAGCAGCTATTGCCAATGCTCGAGCGACAATCGCCCTACGAGACGAGGGAGGACTCGCTGCCCACGTGTGGTCCTTCCAGCCGAAACGTACCCCGTGCCCGCGGTACCTCCGCGAGATTCCGACCCAGAGCCCAGAATCGGTAGCGCTGTCTAAAGATCTTCACCGGCGAGGATTTCGCTTTGTAGGTCCGACCACGATGTTCGCCCTGATGGAGGCCATTGGAATGGTGGATACCCATCTGCTGGGGTCACCTCGACGAGGAACATCAGGGCTCTTTGATAAAGACGGATATCGTCTCTCACCGCGAGACTGA
- a CDS encoding methylated-DNA--[protein]-cysteine S-methyltransferase: MSSPQRFAHTVHATVPLPFGEYIVRADGDVLTGVFRVGQRHLPSQDRLGVSISAQGPQSGVIELAIYELMRYARGELTSFSVPFKLNGTPFQRKVWEALSRIPYGKTTTYGELAAEIGVPRAAQAVGAAVGANPVSIIVPCHRVIGATGSLTGYAGGLDTKRALLQLESHDRDEQRRKL, from the coding sequence GTGTCTTCACCGCAACGATTTGCCCACACTGTCCACGCGACGGTCCCTCTACCGTTTGGGGAGTACATCGTGCGGGCAGACGGCGACGTGCTCACTGGTGTTTTCCGTGTGGGTCAGCGGCATCTACCCTCGCAGGATCGGCTCGGAGTTAGCATCTCAGCGCAGGGGCCGCAATCTGGTGTCATTGAGCTCGCCATTTATGAATTAATGCGATATGCGCGGGGCGAACTCACCTCATTCAGTGTTCCGTTTAAACTGAACGGGACGCCTTTTCAGCGTAAAGTGTGGGAGGCGCTGAGCAGGATTCCCTACGGAAAGACGACAACCTACGGCGAGCTTGCCGCCGAGATCGGGGTTCCTCGGGCGGCGCAAGCGGTGGGGGCTGCAGTGGGCGCAAATCCAGTGTCGATTATTGTGCCGTGTCACCGGGTCATCGGCGCCACGGGGTCACTCACCGGATATGCGGGAGGGCTCGACACCAAGCGTGCTCTTTTACAGCTTGAAAGCCATGACCGTGACGAGCAGCGGCGCAAACTATAG
- a CDS encoding chorismate-binding protein gives MRLLLIDNHDSYTANLSHLVARITGREPMVLAHDDMRLVPSLLDAVDGILISPGPGSPLCPEDVGRTREILRYAETLPVLGVCFGHQLLATLLGGKLRSAPMPRHGHISTITHSGRGLFAGLDQDLRVVRYHSLSIDEPLPKALIPDAWAEDGVLMSFHAAHYPWWGVQFHPESVGSEGGKILVANFIRLCAETRDRRHCAERSKPSETPSTAQPPDIDSSGPQHTLKPPNETGPPPWTALLEPIPANIDNLAAALDAAAGLLWRDAPYAVRLDSNRVDGDTGRYSFIGVPDPLDGEVLIATPDGTLEIRRHDGASHNPPIFAQGADAFEALAGRLTQVAAKHPDGWEGDMIGGYVGYLGYETGLRTLGIEPRPATTPDAVWVRTTRNFVVDHITGKAALIALCPSNPERIQSAKRWLQSMAPMLKEHLGDHAPRLQPTAADTAVNTPTARLIIPEGRRTQYGRAYRACQTALRAGDTYEICVTEEFPVQIEGTAHELYRRQREQNPAPYAAHLQLGQLDILCASPERFCRVYRPNSTSESTCAPGLRVETRPIKGTAPRGDHEHSDEQLRLSLVTDHKTRAENLMVTDLLRHDLSMVSIPGSVEVPDFLAVRTHPTVHQLETTVTGRLRPGLGPLDAVRAMMPPGSMTGAPKQRTVHIIDSLEQRARGVYSGCLGYFSASGGADLAVVIRTLVLDHGDARVSAGGAIVLDSSEAGEWDELVLKAMAPVRGMDRTL, from the coding sequence ATGCGCCTTCTACTGATCGACAACCATGATTCCTACACCGCCAATCTGAGCCACCTTGTGGCGCGAATCACCGGGCGTGAGCCGATGGTACTGGCGCACGATGACATGAGGCTTGTTCCTTCGCTTTTGGATGCTGTCGACGGCATTCTGATTTCCCCAGGGCCGGGCTCGCCGTTATGTCCCGAAGATGTCGGACGCACGCGAGAGATTCTTCGATACGCAGAAACTCTTCCGGTGCTCGGAGTTTGTTTTGGTCATCAACTGTTGGCGACCTTACTCGGGGGAAAGCTACGCTCAGCCCCAATGCCCCGGCACGGGCATATCAGCACTATTACCCATAGCGGTCGGGGCCTTTTTGCAGGGCTGGATCAAGATCTGAGAGTCGTTCGCTACCACTCGTTGAGCATTGACGAACCCCTACCCAAGGCTCTGATTCCAGATGCTTGGGCAGAAGACGGAGTCTTAATGTCGTTCCACGCTGCCCACTACCCCTGGTGGGGCGTGCAGTTTCATCCCGAATCGGTAGGCTCAGAAGGCGGAAAGATATTGGTCGCGAACTTCATTCGCCTGTGCGCCGAGACCCGCGACCGTCGCCACTGCGCGGAGCGCTCCAAACCGAGCGAAACCCCATCCACCGCCCAGCCTCCTGATATCGATAGCAGCGGGCCCCAGCACACACTTAAGCCGCCCAACGAGACCGGCCCACCACCATGGACCGCGCTACTCGAACCGATTCCGGCCAATATCGACAACCTCGCTGCTGCCCTCGACGCCGCTGCGGGCTTGCTGTGGCGCGACGCCCCCTATGCAGTGCGCCTCGATTCCAACCGCGTCGACGGCGATACCGGACGCTACTCATTCATCGGCGTTCCTGACCCACTCGACGGCGAAGTGTTGATTGCCACCCCAGATGGGACGCTCGAAATTCGACGGCACGACGGTGCGTCCCATAATCCACCCATCTTCGCCCAGGGTGCGGACGCTTTCGAGGCTCTTGCTGGTCGGCTCACACAGGTTGCGGCGAAGCATCCAGACGGGTGGGAAGGCGACATGATTGGCGGGTACGTCGGGTACCTGGGATACGAAACAGGACTGCGAACCCTAGGGATTGAGCCGCGGCCGGCAACAACCCCTGACGCGGTATGGGTGCGCACGACGCGGAATTTTGTCGTGGACCATATCACCGGGAAAGCAGCGCTCATTGCGCTATGTCCTAGTAATCCAGAACGCATCCAGAGTGCGAAACGCTGGCTACAATCCATGGCGCCCATGCTCAAGGAACACCTGGGTGACCATGCGCCCCGGCTCCAACCCACCGCAGCGGATACTGCGGTTAATACCCCGACGGCGCGGCTGATCATCCCGGAGGGGAGGAGAACTCAATATGGGCGAGCGTACCGGGCCTGTCAGACGGCACTGCGGGCTGGCGACACCTATGAAATCTGTGTCACGGAGGAATTTCCAGTTCAGATTGAGGGAACAGCCCACGAGCTTTATCGCCGTCAGCGTGAACAGAATCCGGCGCCCTATGCGGCTCACTTGCAGCTGGGTCAGCTGGATATTCTGTGTGCATCACCGGAACGGTTTTGCCGGGTCTACCGCCCGAACTCCACATCTGAATCTACCTGCGCGCCGGGACTGCGGGTTGAAACCCGCCCGATTAAGGGAACGGCGCCGCGCGGCGATCATGAACATAGTGATGAACAGTTGCGATTGAGCCTGGTAACCGACCACAAAACCAGGGCTGAAAACCTCATGGTTACGGATCTACTTCGCCACGACCTGAGTATGGTGTCGATTCCCGGAAGCGTTGAAGTCCCCGACTTTTTAGCGGTGCGAACACACCCCACCGTCCACCAACTGGAAACAACCGTGACAGGGCGCCTTCGCCCAGGGCTTGGCCCGTTGGATGCTGTGCGTGCCATGATGCCCCCGGGGTCGATGACTGGGGCCCCGAAACAAAGAACGGTCCACATAATTGACTCACTCGAACAGCGCGCACGCGGGGTGTATTCGGGCTGTCTTGGATACTTCAGTGCCTCGGGAGGAGCTGACCTCGCTGTTGTGATCCGTACTTTGGTGCTTGACCACGGTGATGCACGGGTGTCGGCGGGTGGTGCGATAGTGCTCGACTCGAGTGAGGCTGGGGAATGGGACGAGCTCGTGCTCAAAGCGATGGCTCCCGTGCGGGGAATGGACCGTACCCTCTAA
- a CDS encoding histone-like nucleoid-structuring protein Lsr2 encodes MAREHITIIRDDLDGSEGARSVSFAIEGVQYEIDLAEDNRNKLREALAPFIEKAARMGRDSGRGASRSTGTQRVHKYSREQSLAAKHWAETHEGEKILSEKGISHSPKGRTANAVIEAYLGRHDS; translated from the coding sequence ATGGCACGTGAACACATCACGATTATCCGGGACGACCTGGACGGAAGCGAAGGCGCCCGCAGCGTATCCTTCGCCATTGAGGGTGTGCAGTACGAGATTGACCTCGCTGAGGACAACCGCAACAAGCTGAGGGAAGCCCTCGCACCTTTCATTGAAAAGGCTGCTCGTATGGGGCGGGATTCCGGTCGTGGCGCATCGCGTTCCACCGGAACCCAGCGTGTTCACAAGTACTCCCGTGAACAGTCTCTGGCCGCAAAGCACTGGGCGGAAACTCATGAGGGTGAAAAGATCCTCTCGGAGAAGGGCATTAGCCACAGCCCCAAGGGCCGTACCGCAAATGCAGTGATTGAGGCTTACCTGGGCCGTCACGACAGCTGA
- a CDS encoding NUDIX hydrolase, translating into MNLIEIFNDRYEPIGTEDKHTAHVKGLWHRTFSALAITPSTRCLLLQKKAPGRYRPA; encoded by the coding sequence ATGAACCTCATCGAGATCTTCAACGACCGTTACGAACCCATCGGTACCGAGGACAAGCACACGGCCCATGTCAAAGGCCTATGGCATCGCACATTCTCCGCCCTTGCGATCACTCCCTCCACCCGCTGCTTGCTGCTGCAGAAGAAAGCCCCCGGACGCTATCGACCGGCCTGA
- a CDS encoding nitronate monooxygenase, with protein sequence MHCEERVQNVLPPLVLAPMAGGPSTPALAAAVAQAGGLPFLAAGYLTPEKLRQDIEELESRISAPYGVNIFVPDPNGQTCDAEAYRRYRNLILQTVPIDDALLPAEPVWTDDAFDAKLRIVLDSGARFVSFTFGYPTTAVMARLHDAGKTIVLYATSRLGIDAIAALTADVIGIQGPHAGGHRATVPGIDDGSNEPLADLIEHAVSVSDKPIIAGGGVTGASDVRALLDAGASAVQVGTMFLDAHEAGTKATHRRALRELTDRDTVLTTAFTGRPARAIANRLTDVLSEDAPSFYPQLHFLTSALRKSADENNDAENLNLWAGTGFARVRSASAAEIVHDLLP encoded by the coding sequence ATGCACTGTGAAGAACGCGTTCAAAATGTGCTGCCGCCTCTGGTGCTCGCGCCGATGGCCGGAGGACCGTCAACTCCCGCGTTAGCCGCCGCTGTTGCCCAGGCTGGGGGACTCCCGTTTCTGGCCGCTGGGTATCTCACCCCGGAGAAACTGCGTCAAGATATCGAAGAACTCGAAAGCCGGATCTCGGCGCCGTACGGTGTGAACATTTTTGTTCCAGACCCAAACGGGCAGACGTGCGATGCTGAGGCTTACCGTCGTTATCGGAATTTGATTCTTCAGACGGTGCCAATTGACGACGCGTTGCTTCCGGCAGAACCCGTGTGGACCGACGATGCGTTCGATGCCAAGCTGCGCATTGTGCTCGACTCCGGGGCACGTTTCGTATCGTTCACGTTTGGGTACCCGACAACAGCGGTGATGGCGCGGCTGCACGACGCCGGGAAAACAATAGTGCTGTATGCGACGAGCCGCCTGGGAATCGACGCAATCGCGGCCTTAACAGCTGATGTCATCGGTATTCAGGGGCCTCATGCCGGTGGTCATCGAGCGACAGTGCCCGGCATTGACGATGGTAGCAACGAACCCCTGGCCGATCTGATTGAGCATGCGGTTTCTGTATCCGATAAACCCATCATTGCCGGGGGTGGTGTGACGGGCGCGTCCGATGTGCGCGCACTGTTGGATGCTGGCGCGAGTGCCGTTCAAGTGGGAACCATGTTCCTCGACGCGCACGAGGCTGGAACCAAAGCGACTCATCGCCGGGCACTTCGCGAATTGACTGATCGGGATACGGTGCTGACGACTGCATTTACTGGTCGCCCTGCCCGGGCGATCGCTAACCGCTTGACCGACGTGCTGTCGGAGGATGCTCCAAGCTTTTATCCGCAGCTGCATTTTCTGACCTCGGCGCTGCGTAAAAGTGCGGATGAGAACAACGATGCAGAGAACCTCAACCTGTGGGCTGGAACCGGGTTTGCTCGGGTGCGGTCGGCCTCTGCCGCAGAGATTGTGCATGACCTCCTGCCCTAG
- a CDS encoding class I SAM-dependent methyltransferase — MEISSRRWNHNIQYHPLILRAVPKGARSALDVGCGDGLLTSELRRVVPDVIGIDLDETVLATARQYNDELTWIHGDAMTFAFDRQFDVVASIATLHHMPDLGKALARLADLTAPGGVLVIVGMAQTSRPRDAILHLAGIVQHRWMTHKYGFWEHTAPVVWPPPHDYVTVRKTAERVLPGVHWKQLLLWRYALVWNKPR; from the coding sequence ATGGAGATTTCATCCCGTCGCTGGAATCACAATATCCAGTACCATCCGCTAATTCTTCGCGCTGTGCCTAAGGGGGCCCGGTCGGCTCTTGATGTCGGATGCGGAGACGGTCTGCTCACATCAGAGCTACGGCGAGTGGTTCCCGATGTCATAGGCATTGATCTCGACGAGACCGTGCTAGCCACCGCTCGGCAATACAACGACGAGTTGACCTGGATCCACGGAGACGCTATGACATTCGCCTTTGATCGGCAGTTCGATGTCGTCGCCTCCATCGCCACCCTGCACCACATGCCTGATCTTGGTAAAGCACTGGCGCGGTTGGCCGACCTAACCGCTCCCGGCGGGGTGCTTGTCATTGTCGGAATGGCCCAGACCAGCCGCCCTAGGGATGCCATTCTCCACCTTGCAGGAATAGTGCAACACCGCTGGATGACTCATAAATATGGATTCTGGGAACACACGGCACCCGTGGTTTGGCCTCCTCCACACGACTATGTGACCGTCCGAAAGACTGCTGAGCGGGTCCTTCCGGGGGTGCACTGGAAACAGTTGCTTCTGTGGAGATACGCGTTGGTCTGGAATAAGCCTCGCTGA
- a CDS encoding MFS transporter has product MATTAHPVSDASSGTNGPSYPAPHQKASFALFALSLGGFGIGLTEFVIAGLLTDIAGDLRVSITAAGHLVGIYALAVIPGALIITPVLMRQPPKYALMVLLGFFVIGNVLSAWAPGYEVMLVARVIAALAHGGYFGIGAVLASSLVPVSKRASAVASLFAGLTIANVLGVPAGALVGQHYGWRTVFWIISALGLLALIGLITLVPRTDPEHSQLPIAQQFHALARPQVLASLATTALVFGGMFGMFTYIEPLLRDVTGFSAAAIPWLLIVFGAGLFVGNILGGKAADRHADYTVLVLSIFLPIVILGLAALASQPIPVTALLFLLGLVGFATVPGLQARVMRHAQGASTLASATNIAAFNLGNTIGVTLAGAVIAAGWGLRSPAVTSAALTIAGLVLITVARFTARRQTTPHGYKSTPDGRTDHAE; this is encoded by the coding sequence ATGGCAACCACCGCACACCCTGTATCCGATGCCAGTTCCGGCACGAACGGACCGTCATATCCCGCGCCACATCAGAAAGCTTCATTCGCACTTTTCGCGCTCAGCCTTGGTGGATTCGGGATCGGACTGACAGAGTTCGTCATCGCGGGTCTGCTCACCGACATCGCCGGTGACCTCAGGGTTAGCATTACGGCTGCCGGGCACCTGGTCGGCATTTATGCACTCGCGGTAATACCCGGTGCTTTAATCATCACCCCAGTTCTCATGCGTCAACCCCCGAAGTATGCGCTCATGGTGCTCTTGGGATTTTTCGTGATCGGTAACGTCCTTTCGGCCTGGGCCCCTGGGTACGAGGTCATGCTCGTTGCTCGGGTTATTGCAGCTCTTGCCCACGGCGGCTACTTCGGAATTGGCGCTGTGCTTGCGTCCTCCCTAGTGCCAGTATCCAAACGGGCCTCAGCAGTCGCTTCGTTATTCGCGGGTTTAACGATCGCGAATGTTCTTGGCGTGCCCGCCGGAGCACTTGTCGGACAGCACTATGGTTGGCGCACTGTGTTCTGGATTATCAGCGCTCTTGGACTGCTAGCGCTGATCGGGCTTATCACGCTCGTCCCCAGGACCGATCCTGAGCACAGTCAACTTCCTATCGCCCAGCAGTTCCACGCATTGGCCCGACCACAGGTACTCGCCTCATTAGCGACTACCGCATTGGTGTTCGGAGGAATGTTCGGGATGTTCACCTATATTGAACCCCTACTACGGGATGTCACTGGTTTTTCGGCCGCGGCGATTCCCTGGCTACTGATCGTTTTTGGAGCTGGACTGTTCGTCGGGAACATTCTTGGCGGCAAAGCAGCGGATCGACACGCCGATTACACGGTGCTCGTGCTATCAATTTTCTTGCCCATCGTCATCCTGGGCCTTGCAGCCCTCGCGAGTCAGCCCATACCGGTGACGGCCCTTCTATTCCTCCTAGGATTAGTTGGTTTTGCAACCGTTCCCGGCCTGCAAGCACGCGTCATGCGTCATGCTCAAGGGGCCTCAACCCTGGCGTCAGCAACAAATATCGCGGCTTTCAACCTCGGCAATACAATCGGTGTCACCCTCGCGGGCGCGGTCATCGCCGCTGGTTGGGGATTGCGAAGCCCCGCCGTGACCAGCGCGGCATTGACCATTGCAGGGCTGGTGCTGATCACCGTAGCCCGGTTCACAGCGCGGAGGCAGACCACACCTCACGGCTATAAGTCGACTCCGGATGGGAGGACAGATCACGCAGAGTAA